A window of Nitrospirota bacterium contains these coding sequences:
- a CDS encoding MerR family transcriptional regulator: MRTSEILEKVKIPRHKLYYLEQKGYISPKRIPMGDLESRDYSKEDFLKIEAIWKYLKKGFKHRIAFEQAMKEISGEKR; the protein is encoded by the coding sequence ATGAGAACATCTGAAATTTTAGAAAAGGTGAAAATCCCGCGGCACAAACTCTATTACCTGGAACAGAAGGGGTATATCTCTCCAAAGCGGATTCCGATGGGGGATTTAGAGTCCCGGGATTATTCAAAGGAAGATTTTTTAAAAATTGAGGCCATCTGGAAATACCTTAAAAAAGGATTTAAACACCGGATCGCTTTTGAACAGGCGATGAAAGAGATCAGCGGAGAAAAAAGGTGA
- a CDS encoding prepilin-type N-terminal cleavage/methylation domain-containing protein produces the protein MFKRILQKLILFNQKGFTMVELAIVIVLIGIIAMTASLLIGQAAQTYQKEDNYSAILNQGRLALEKMAREIRMIKNPAAISTCTTTPTTPQRLIFTDVQGNSITYRYAGGILSDGGNTLADNLSSFTFTYRDSSGNPTTVCSSIWNITLNLTPAQGGETLPLQITVHPRNF, from the coding sequence ATGTTCAAAAGAATTTTACAGAAGTTAATTCTGTTCAATCAGAAAGGTTTTACAATGGTTGAGTTAGCCATTGTGATTGTTTTAATCGGAATTATCGCGATGACCGCCAGTCTTCTGATTGGTCAGGCGGCCCAAACTTATCAAAAGGAAGACAATTATTCCGCTATTTTAAATCAGGGAAGGTTGGCCCTTGAAAAAATGGCCAGAGAGATCAGGATGATTAAAAACCCGGCGGCTATTTCAACCTGCACTACCACACCCACTACTCCACAGCGGCTTATTTTTACCGATGTTCAAGGAAATTCGATTACGTATCGTTATGCTGGAGGCATCCTTTCAGACGGGGGAAACACTCTTGCCGATAACCTGAGCAGTTTTACATTTACCTACAGGGATTCTTCAGGGAACCCTACCACTGTCTGTTCCTCAATCTGGAACATTACTCTAAATTTAACTCCCGCTCAAGGGGGAGAGACCCTTCCCCTGCAGATCACCGTTCATCCGAGGAATTTTTAG
- a CDS encoding type II secretion system protein, with protein sequence MFQNQRGFTLIEILITIVLLAIITSGLMAMFTTFSQSNGDPSVITQATELAQEKLDLIIADKENSARGFNYVTSAIYPAENPVPGFSGFNRSVNVIFVNTGALNATVAGPTNYKNIMVSVTSKTGTVTTSTLIGSY encoded by the coding sequence ATGTTCCAAAATCAACGGGGTTTTACCCTCATAGAAATCTTAATAACGATCGTTTTATTGGCCATTATTACGTCTGGATTAATGGCGATGTTTACGACGTTTTCTCAAAGCAATGGCGACCCTTCGGTGATCACTCAGGCAACGGAACTGGCGCAGGAAAAACTGGACCTGATCATTGCCGACAAAGAAAATTCAGCCAGGGGGTTTAATTATGTGACCAGTGCCATTTACCCCGCTGAAAATCCTGTACCGGGTTTTTCTGGTTTCAATCGAAGTGTCAATGTCATTTTTGTGAATACAGGGGCGCTAAACGCCACTGTTGCGGGTCCAACCAATTATAAAAATATAATGGTTTCGGTAACGTCCAAAACAGGAACAGTGACAACCAGCACCCTCATCGGAAGTTACTAA
- a CDS encoding BrnA antitoxin family protein: protein MKKEYDFSKMKAKKNPYASRKKAVGINLSTEVIDYFKGLSKESGIPYQTLIDLYLRDCVKSKKKPKFEWAA, encoded by the coding sequence ATGAAGAAGGAATATGATTTTTCAAAAATGAAAGCTAAAAAAAATCCCTATGCCTCAAGAAAGAAAGCCGTTGGAATTAATCTAAGCACGGAGGTTATTGATTATTTCAAAGGTCTTTCTAAAGAATCGGGGATTCCTTATCAAACCTTGATTGATCTTTACCTGCGTGATTGTGTGAAGAGTAAGAAGAAACCGAAGTTTGAATGGGCGGCGTAA
- a CDS encoding BrnT family toxin, with protein sequence MDVIEFEWDERKNESNRKKHRIWFEEAQQVFDDPNGLVFYDEDHSNHEDRFLLLGLSGSARVLVIVFCERNKREIVRIISARKATKKEIKSYEEGI encoded by the coding sequence ATAGACGTGATTGAATTTGAGTGGGATGAGCGAAAAAATGAATCTAACCGTAAAAAACACAGAATTTGGTTTGAAGAAGCCCAACAGGTATTTGATGATCCAAATGGCCTGGTGTTTTACGATGAAGACCACTCAAATCACGAGGATCGGTTTCTTTTATTGGGGTTAAGTGGTTCTGCTAGAGTTTTGGTCATTGTCTTTTGCGAAAGAAATAAACGCGAAATTGTTCGTATCATTTCAGCCAGAAAAGCGACTAAAAAGGAGATTAAAAGTTATGAAGAAGGAATATGA